In the Phaseolus vulgaris cultivar G19833 chromosome 7, P. vulgaris v2.0, whole genome shotgun sequence genome, one interval contains:
- the LOC137828414 gene encoding probable glutathione S-transferase: MGEVKLHGFWYSPFTLRVVWTLKLKDIAYENIEEDRYNKSVKLLEYNPVYKKTPVLVHNGKPLCESMLIVEYIDQIWPHNSLLPADPYHRALARFWVNYTDDLVSAVVPFFRSNTDEEREKSVENVRKHLAVVENQCFDDQKKIFGGDILNIVDIAFGSIFKFFEVVEDIIQVKVLEDEKFPHLCSWYNNFKNVPIIKDNLPDHDKMAAFVKAIREKILASS, from the exons ATGGGAGAGGTGAAGCTTCATGGATTTTGGTACAGTCCCTTTACTTTGAGGGTGGTATGGACCTTGAAGTTAAAGGATATAGCATATGAAAATATAGAGGAAGATCGCTACAACAAGAGTGTTAAACTTCTTGAATACAACCCAGTCTACAAGAAAACTCCAGTGCTAGTTCATAATGGAAAACCTTTATGTGAGTCCATGCTTATTGTTGAATACATAGATCAGATCTGGCCACATAACTCACTTCTTCCTGCTGATCCCTACCACAGAGCTTTGGCACGCTTTTGGGTTAATTATACTGATGATCTG GTTTCTGCAGTTGTGCCATTCTTCCGTAGCAATactgatgaagaacgagaaAAGAGTGTAGAGAATGTAAGGAAGCATCTCGCGGTTGTTGAGAATCAGTGTTTTGATGATCAGAAGAAAATATTTGGAGGCGACATTCTCAACATTGTGGACATAGCTTTTGGGTCcatctttaaattttttgagGTTGTAGAAGATATAATTCAAGTGAAGGTCCTTGAAGATGAGAAATTCCCTCACCTGTGTTCATGGTATAATAATTTCAAGAATGTTCCCATTATTAAAGATAACCTCCCAGACCATGACAAAATGGCAGCTTTTGTTAAGGCTATTAGAGAAAAGATCTTGGCATCTTCCTAA